The following DNA comes from Halalkaliarchaeum sp. AArc-CO.
TCATCATCGTGCTCGTCGAGGGCGCAGTGGCCTTCTTCAGGGAGGTATCGATCGTGGAGTTCTTCACGACTGCCGACTGGTCGCCGATCATCCGCCCCCGGTCGTACGGCGTGTTGCCGCTGATCTGGGGAACGATGCTCATCGTGGTCGGGAGCGCGATCGTCGCGATCCCGGTCGGGACGGCGACGGCGGTGTATCTCGCCGAGTACGCCGACCGCCGCGTCCGCAAGATCGTCAAACCGACCCTCGAGGTGCTCGCGGGGATCCCGACGATCGTGTACGGCTTCTTCGCGCTGTCGTTCATCACGCCGCTGCTCCAGCAGTTCTTCCCGGAGACCGGGACGTTCAACGCGGCCGCCGGCGCGATCGTCGTCGGAGTCATGGTGATCCCGATGGTCTCCTCACTTTCCGAGGACGCGATGTCTGCCGTTCCCGACGAACTCCGCCAGGCGGCCTACGGCCTCGGAGCCACCAAATACGAGGTGTCTACCGATGTGGTGATCCCGGCGTCGGTCTCGGGAATCACCGCGGCGTACATCCTGGCAATCTCGCGGGCCATCGGCGAGACGATGGCGGTCACGCTCGCGGCGGGGATGCATCCGAACGTCACGTTCAACCCGCTGGAACCGATCCAGACGATGACCGCCTACATGGTTCAGGTCGGGATCAGCGACGTGTCGGTCGGCTCGATCGGCTACCAGTCGCTGTTTGCGGTCGGCATCACGCTGTTTGCGATGACGCTTTCGATGAACCTGCTCAGTCTCTGGGTCAAGTCCCGATTCCGGGAGGAGTACCAATGAGTGAAGAACCGAGCACCGAACCGGCAGATCCCTTTGCGGGCATCGCCGACGACGTCCACCGAAAACGACTGATCGGACAGGCCTTCGTCGCCGTCTGCCTCGCCTCGACGCTCGTGGGGATCGTCGCGCTCGTTGCACTCGTCGCGGACGTGCTCTACGAGTCGTGGGGATGGGTCACCTGGGAGTTCCTCACGTATCCCCCCTCGCGGTTCGTCGAAAACTACCTGCCGGGCGGTCGAGGGGCGGGGATCTATCCGGCGTTGGTCGGCTCGATCCTGCTGATCGTACTCACTGCCGTGTTCACACTGTTTCTCGGCGTCGGTGCCGCGATCTACCTCGAGGAGTACGCGCCCGACTCCCGGCTCACGAGCTTCATCGAGGCGAACATCGCCAATCTTGCGGGCGTTCCGTCGATCGTGTACGGCCTTCTGGGGCTGGCGCTTTTCGTCCGGGCGGCGGGGCTCGGATCGAGCCTCTTGGCGGGGGCGTTGACGCTTACTCTCCTGATCCTTCCGATCGTGATCGTCTCCGCCCAGGAGGCGATCCGCGCGGTGCCCGATTCCCAGCGCCGGGCCGCCTACGGTGTGGGCGCGACCGACTGGGAGGTAATCCGCGACATCGTGTTGCCGGCGTCGCTCCCCGGGATCATGACCGGGACGATCCTGGCGCTGTCTCGAGCGATTGGGGAGACGGCGCCGATCCTGATGGTCGGCGCCGCGACGTCGATGTTCGTCGCCCCGGTCCGGGACGGACCGTTCGGGCTGCCGGTGCCGGACTTTCTCGGGCCGTTCGCGGCGATGCCGATGCAGATCTTCGACTGGGCTCGGCTCCCGCAGGCGGAGTTCCAGCACGTCGCTGCCGCCGGAATCGTCGTGTTGCTCGCAGTGCTGCTGGGAATGAACGCGACGGCGATCTACATCAGAAACAGGTACGAACGACAATGAGCCAGAACGAATCTACGATGAGCCAGGATCAATCGAACCCGAGTCAGGAACGTGCGACAATGAGCCAGGGGCGGATCGACGACGACATCGATCCCAGCATCGAATCGACGCCGGAGGGCGCCACCGCGATCGAGACCCGAGACCTGGAGGTCTTTTACGGCGAGGAGCGGGCGCTTCACCCGACCTCGGTCCGACTGCCAGAAAAGCAGGTGACGGCGATCATTGGGCCCTCTGGATGCGGCAAATCGACGTTCCTCCGGTGTTTGAACCGGATGAACGACCTGATTGACGTCGCCAGAATCGAAGGCGAGGTGTTGTTCAAAGGAAAGAACGTCTACGACGACGACGTCGACCCGGTGGCGCTGCGCCGTCGGATCGGGATGGTGTTCCAGAAGCCGAACCCGTTTCCGAAATCGATCTACGACAACGTCGCCTACGGGCTGAAGATCCAGGGGTTCGAGGGCGACCTCGACGCCCGCGTCGAGGAGTCGCTCCGCCGGGCGGCGCTGTGGGACGAGGTGAAAGATCAGCTCGGGTCCTCCGGACTGGACCTCTCCGGGGGGCAACAACAGCGGCTCTGTATTGCCCGGGCGATCGCTCCCGACCCGGAGGTGGTGTTGATGGACGAGCCGGCCTCCGCGCTGGATCCGGTTGCCACCTCGAAGGTGGAGGATCTCATCACGGAACTCGCGGAGGATTACACCGTGATCGTCGTCACGCACAACATGCAACAGGCGGCCCGCATCTCCGACAAGACGGCGGTGTTTCTGACCGGCGGTCGGCTCGTGGAGTTCGGCGACACCGACCGCATCTTCTCGAACCCCGAACACCAGCGGGTGGAGGATTACATCACCGGCAAGTTCGGGTGATCGACCGTGGAGGCCGTATCCTGGAGGTGCCACGGACGGAACGGACGAACGGAGACAGCCTTTTGAGTGAGCCGACGACACAGGGAACAACGACATGCCACGCACGGATTACCAGGAGAAATTAACTCAGCTCAGGGAGGACGTGCTGTTCATGAGCGAGGTGGTCGCCGAGCGGCTACAGATGGGACTGGACGCGCTCGCACAGCAGGACGCCGAAATGGGAGAGGAAGTGATCACTCGGGATCACGAGGTGAACCAGCTGTATCTGGAGCTGGAGAAGGACTGTATCGACCTGATCGCGCTTCAACAGCCCGTCGCCGGCGACCTGCGCTTCATCGCCGCCTCGTTCAAGATCATCACCGACCTCGAACGGATCGCCGATCTCGCGACCAACCTCGGAGAGTACGCAAAGCAAGCCAACCGGAGCGTCTTCCCCGACGTCGACGCCCAGCAGATCGGCGCAAATACCCTCACGATGCTGGATGCGGCGATGGAGGCGTACGCGAACGAGGACGCCGAGACGTGTTTCGAGGTCGCCGCAATGGACGACGACCTCGACGAGCTGTGCGAGAAGGCGAGCGAGGCGGTCGTTCGCGAACTCATCCAACAGGAGCGGTTCGACGACGAGACGGAACTCGAGGCACTAATGAACGAGGTTTCCCGGCTGCTGCTCACGATCCGTGACCTCGAACGCGTCGGCGACCACTGCGTCAACGTCGCGGCGCGGTCGCTGTACATGATCGAAAACGACGACGAGTTACTGTACTGAGTCGGACGTCGCTGTTTTGGAACTCACCGTTCGACAAGTGGAAGTCGACTCGAGATCGCCATCAGTACGACCCCGAGCGCTGCGAGCACGAGGAAGGTTTCATCGAAGAACCCGCGATCTGCAGCGGCGCCGAACACGACTGGGCTTCCAGCCCCGACCGCGAACACCAGCGTGCGCAGGATGCCGAACCCCGTCCCCTCGACGTCGTCCGGAAGCGCCCCGACGAGATACGACTCGGTCGCTGTCTCGAACGCGAGCAGCGTCCCCAACAGGATCGAGATCACGACCAGCAGTGACAGGCTCTCGACGAACGGCAGCGCCGCAAGTGCGGCGACAGACGCGACGATCGGGGCCGCCGTGTACCGGACGTTCAGACGATCGTAAAGCGCTCCCGATATCGGGTGGATAACTGCAGTCGAGACGAAGTACAGCCCGAACAGCGCGCTCGCGACTGCCGGAGAGACGCCCTTCCGCTCTATCAGGTACGTCGGATAGAACCCGGTGAACGCCTGCCAGATCGAAAAGCCGACGATCAACACCAGCGTGGCGAGCAGTACTGGGGGGTTTTTGAGTTCTCTGAAGACGTATCGGGCGGTCGCAAGCGAGAACGTGTCGACTGCACTCCTACCGTCGTCCGGCTCGGTGGGAACCGTCACCCACAGTGCGATGGCGACCGCGACGAACGCGGGGATCGCTACTCCGAACCCGAACTGCCAGCCGAGCACCACCGCGATCACGCCGGCGATGGGGGGCAACGCTGCCTGCCCGATCTCCGGGGCGACGTTCGTGATCCCGATCGCGGTGCCGTAGCCGTCGGGATACACCCTCGCGATCGCGGTAAAGCGGGCGATCGCGTAGAAGCCGACGCCGAAACCGAACGCGGCGGTCGCCAGAAACAGCGCGATCGGGGAGCCGGCGACGACGATCAACACGACCGACCCGCCGGAGACGACCATGCTCGCCACGAGCGTTTTCCGCTCGCCGATCCGGTCTGCGAACAGCCCGCCAGGAAGCTGTCCGAACGCGTACGCGACAAAAAGTACCGTCAAGAGCGCCCCCGCAGTCGCGAGGTCCAGCCCGTACGTCGCACGGAGATCCGGCAACAGAACCGGATAGATCGTCCGCGTGCCGATCGTGAGCCCCCAGCCGGCCGCGATCGCAAAGAGGATCGGCCCTCGACCGTCGCTCGCGAGCTGGCGAAGCTGGCTCGCAACCGACGGCAGATAACGGGAGAGCATCGACTGTCCGGATGATGGTCCGGATCCGGGGCGTATCATTATTGACGCCGGACACAGTATTGCCGCAACCGACCCGTCTCTGGCGACGCCCCGGAATCGCTTCCGTTGCCGGCGTCTGGAACCGACAGTTCTTATCCCTCAGCGTAACCACTTACTGGACATGACAGACGTCGATGCCGACGACCTCGCCGACAGCGTTCGGGAGGGGGAGCTCCGGCTCCACGAACTCGAGGAGCACGCCGACGCCGATCTGGCGACTGCTGCCCGACGGTTGCTCGTCTCCGAACAGTCCGGCGCCGACCTGGAGACCATCGGCGCCTACGGGTTCCCGGCCGAAACGGCCGGCCCCAACGTCGAGAACATGCTCGGCGCCGTCCAGGTACCGATCGGCGTCGCGGGTCCCGTCCGGATCCGCGGTGGCGCCCTCGACGACGAGCGGTATCTCCCGCTGGCAACGACTGAAGGCGCACTGGTGGCCTCGGTCAACCGGGGTTGTTCGGTGCTCGACGCCGCCGGCGGGGCCTCGGCTCGCGTGACGAAATCGGGGATGACCCGCGCGCCGGTATTTAAAGTCGAAGACGTCGTCGAGGCGGAGGCGCTCGCAGGGTGGGTTCGCGACAACGTCGAACAGCTCGCAGACGCAGCCGAATCGACGACCAGCCACGGGGAACTTCTCGACGTGACACCGTACGTCGTCGGCGACAACGTCTACCTCCGGTTCCGCTACGACACGAAGGACGCGATGGGGATGAACATGGCGACGATCGCGACCGGGGAGGCGTGCGACCTGATCGAATCGGAGACGGAAGCGTCGCTGGTCGCGCTGTCGGGCAACCTCTGTACCGACAAAAAACCCGCCG
Coding sequences within:
- the hmgA gene encoding hydroxymethylglutaryl-CoA reductase (NADPH); translated protein: MTDVDADDLADSVREGELRLHELEEHADADLATAARRLLVSEQSGADLETIGAYGFPAETAGPNVENMLGAVQVPIGVAGPVRIRGGALDDERYLPLATTEGALVASVNRGCSVLDAAGGASARVTKSGMTRAPVFKVEDVVEAEALAGWVRDNVEQLADAAESTTSHGELLDVTPYVVGDNVYLRFRYDTKDAMGMNMATIATGEACDLIESETEASLVALSGNLCTDKKPAAVNAIEGRGRTVTADAIIPRDVVESRLHTTPEAIAEINTRKNLVGSAKAGSLGFNAHVANVVASMFLATGQDEAQVVEGANAITTARTRGEPGEADLYVSVSLASLEVGTVGGGTKLPTQSEALSLLGVSGGGDPPGTNADALAEAIAVGALAGELSLLAALASRHLSSAHAELGR
- the pstA gene encoding phosphate ABC transporter permease PstA; translated protein: MSEEPSTEPADPFAGIADDVHRKRLIGQAFVAVCLASTLVGIVALVALVADVLYESWGWVTWEFLTYPPSRFVENYLPGGRGAGIYPALVGSILLIVLTAVFTLFLGVGAAIYLEEYAPDSRLTSFIEANIANLAGVPSIVYGLLGLALFVRAAGLGSSLLAGALTLTLLILPIVIVSAQEAIRAVPDSQRRAAYGVGATDWEVIRDIVLPASLPGIMTGTILALSRAIGETAPILMVGAATSMFVAPVRDGPFGLPVPDFLGPFAAMPMQIFDWARLPQAEFQHVAAAGIVVLLAVLLGMNATAIYIRNRYERQ
- the pstC gene encoding phosphate ABC transporter permease subunit PstC; this translates as MSSADLTRAGSGIDGTKNRLIRYVFFACAAVTVLTTAGIIIVLVEGAVAFFREVSIVEFFTTADWSPIIRPRSYGVLPLIWGTMLIVVGSAIVAIPVGTATAVYLAEYADRRVRKIVKPTLEVLAGIPTIVYGFFALSFITPLLQQFFPETGTFNAAAGAIVVGVMVIPMVSSLSEDAMSAVPDELRQAAYGLGATKYEVSTDVVIPASVSGITAAYILAISRAIGETMAVTLAAGMHPNVTFNPLEPIQTMTAYMVQVGISDVSVGSIGYQSLFAVGITLFAMTLSMNLLSLWVKSRFREEYQ
- the pstB gene encoding phosphate ABC transporter ATP-binding protein PstB, with translation MSQNESTMSQDQSNPSQERATMSQGRIDDDIDPSIESTPEGATAIETRDLEVFYGEERALHPTSVRLPEKQVTAIIGPSGCGKSTFLRCLNRMNDLIDVARIEGEVLFKGKNVYDDDVDPVALRRRIGMVFQKPNPFPKSIYDNVAYGLKIQGFEGDLDARVEESLRRAALWDEVKDQLGSSGLDLSGGQQQRLCIARAIAPDPEVVLMDEPASALDPVATSKVEDLITELAEDYTVIVVTHNMQQAARISDKTAVFLTGGRLVEFGDTDRIFSNPEHQRVEDYITGKFG
- a CDS encoding MFS transporter, which encodes MLSRYLPSVASQLRQLASDGRGPILFAIAAGWGLTIGTRTIYPVLLPDLRATYGLDLATAGALLTVLFVAYAFGQLPGGLFADRIGERKTLVASMVVSGGSVVLIVVAGSPIALFLATAAFGFGVGFYAIARFTAIARVYPDGYGTAIGITNVAPEIGQAALPPIAGVIAVVLGWQFGFGVAIPAFVAVAIALWVTVPTEPDDGRSAVDTFSLATARYVFRELKNPPVLLATLVLIVGFSIWQAFTGFYPTYLIERKGVSPAVASALFGLYFVSTAVIHPISGALYDRLNVRYTAAPIVASVAALAALPFVESLSLLVVISILLGTLLAFETATESYLVGALPDDVEGTGFGILRTLVFAVGAGSPVVFGAAADRGFFDETFLVLAALGVVLMAISSRLPLVER
- the phoU gene encoding phosphate signaling complex protein PhoU; translated protein: MPRTDYQEKLTQLREDVLFMSEVVAERLQMGLDALAQQDAEMGEEVITRDHEVNQLYLELEKDCIDLIALQQPVAGDLRFIAASFKIITDLERIADLATNLGEYAKQANRSVFPDVDAQQIGANTLTMLDAAMEAYANEDAETCFEVAAMDDDLDELCEKASEAVVRELIQQERFDDETELEALMNEVSRLLLTIRDLERVGDHCVNVAARSLYMIENDDELLY